A region of Coccinella septempunctata chromosome 5, icCocSept1.1, whole genome shotgun sequence DNA encodes the following proteins:
- the LOC123314046 gene encoding uncharacterized protein LOC123314046 — MEDSKQDKIETKLNHGRKRRENAGTRSLDPNYEWPTSFGRMNALAKDNDVRETLEKDIMTSHQTASSVHTTKSKHSNSRSDIQRKKLAFETEKQKMEIENRMMEMEMQMKKEKMKLKLIEMESAVKEAEIIEMEDTSSELTSAATKSTNRGRLNANFYSENIIRNPVEERHSSKYPPVSTTIHNQELDKNQIVSDWVNAINPSQIDDYPNPVIQNKVESDVDKLCKALSEVLRTVNPAPTKVKPDAFFARQSIERECPIFDGKSEDWPIFISHFRKISTMCDYTKEESMMKLQKCLRGEAKQAVAGMMISPENIEQVIKTLEMRFGIPDQIIDTILDKLKTFYPIRENDMEKIIQFASHVNSLVSTIKSLNYDAHLQNPSVLKMMLRKLPDMLKLRWGEEILKKNGDVNLEDFALWLMQIANAACFVTTPRTSYDTKNTSRTQNFYNKKIEKILMISTSRNSMNCGYCSSNGHTTNKCENIVADDIETRWKTVTKNKLCFSCLRNNHQAVKCRLKKICGVNGCKRFHHRYLHKDETTKIPNEETQENASPVNSYEPLFTTRDGGSVLLRMINVKIFGNGRIIHTVALCDEASSVSLIDHSLLEDLNIHGEVQPLCVQWTNQMTARHEDSICVNLKISGNYEEAKTFTMKNVRSVKNLSLPKQHVSASEWQKLSFLNGIPLEDICEQPMILIGQDNIRLTLPRRIIQGPEHLPIATKTHLGWILHGNTSGRTEEKYIFHICDNNLSDEKFHVCDNPYSDEMLHKLVKESFTLDAFGVSASAQTKRDKENDRAVDVMKRTINRIGQRFEIGLLWKEDDMKLPGSKSVAYRRLLCVEKQMLKDDIFKKKYCDNIQKYIDKGYARKLTGEEAKKEGARTWYLPHFGVINPHKPQKLRLVFDAAAKSHGISLNSNLLAGPDYLQSLVAVLIRFRERKVAFSSDIREMFHQVRITEIDQDSQRFLWRNGETNRHCDVYQMQVMTFGATCSPTCAQYVKNCNARQVGTSERVIEAITRRHYVDDYLDCVDSPLEAYNLITEVSRTQSEAGFELVNWTTNSKELMKMMSFDENLNKDLNLDMEMSLQRVLGLSWSSAEDKLVFKLNFHPEQNRERPTKRHVLRIIMSVFDPLGFLVNFIIRGRILVQDIWRSGIGWDDFIDDDIYKTWLLWLADLQKVISLKIPRCYSLKIPVAESIELHVFCDSSKKAFAAVAYLRIIHACGIDISFVFAKARVSPTKPISIPRLELQAAVMGTRIAKTLKNELDIKINQTYFWTDSSTVLYWICSDGRQLGQFESHRVGEIQESSETKEWNWIPTKLNIADLATRTYNEDGSNSINFENWFLGPTFLLQKDKTKWPTKNFSRNPSSGNKEEFENCVLTIFQDQSALPDIKRFSKWIKLIRATARVLKFIKILRNSISLDSRIEKALKLDDIQEAEVFWIRQCQKESFSGEIMEIQRRQKIKRQSRLRNLMPMIDSRGILEIQGRTNLAPFMRESAKHPIILPNKHPFTRLLIQHYHEKYGHQGIELVLNELRQNYWIIDGRSAVKSVFASCQFCRIRRAKPQVPLMGQLPVERLTPRVKPFTFTGIDYFGPLTVTVGRRHEKRWGVLFTCLTIRAVHLEVAHSLSTDSTIMALRRFIARRGRPKTIFSDNGTNLRGAMDELKRAIRNIDQNKVENDMQLKEIEWKNIPPAAPHMGGVWERLIRSVKKTFHVILATQRLKDELLLTLFAEIENMINTRPITKVSTDPDDWEALTPNHFLLGTSNGDCFGEMGNIELKREWRKVQRITNEYWKRWMKEYLPRLTKRNVWCNDSKPITKGDIVIIIEDNVLRSSWKLGRVEEVFPGPDGRIRVANVKTKNGILKRPVTKLARVIEQT; from the coding sequence ATGGAAGACAGTAAACAGGACAAGATTGAGACGAAATTGAACCATGGAAGGAAACGACGGGAAAACGCCGGCACGCGTTCTCTTGATCCCAATTATGAGTGGCCAACGAGTTTTGGAAGAATGAATGCGCTTGCGAAGGATAATGATGTTAGAGAAACCCTTGAGAAAGACATCATGACATCCCACCAGACAGCAAGTTCCGTTCATACAACGAAATCGAAACACTCAAATTCCAGAAGTGATATCCAAAGGAAGAAACTTGCCTTTGAAACGGAAAAACAAAAGATGGAAATAGAAAATAGaatgatggaaatggaaatgcaaatgaagaaagaaaaaatgaagTTGAAGTTAATCGAGATGGAGAGTGCAGTGAAAGAAGCTGAAATCATAGAAATGGAAGATACAAGTTCAGAATTAACTTCAGCAGCGACAAAATCGACGAATCGAGGCAGGTTGAATGCAAatttttattctgaaaatataattCGTAATCCTGTTGAAGAACGTCACTCTTCAAAATACCCTCCAGTGTCTACAACTATACACAATCAGGAGTTAGACAAAAATCAGATTGTTTCGGACTGGGTCAATGCTATAAATCCCAGTCAAATTGATGATTACCCGAACCCTGTTATTCAAAATAAGGTTGAATCAGATGTTGATAAACTTTGCAAAGCCTTGAGTGAAGTTTTGAGAACTGTTAATCCAGCGCCCACAAAAGTGAAACCTGATGCCTTTTTTGCACGACAATCTATAGAAAGAGAATGTCCAATATTTGATGGAAAATCAGAAGACTGGCCGATATTCATCTCTCATTTCAGGAAGATATCCACAATGTGCGACTATACAAAGGAAGAGTCAATGATGAAATTACAGAAATGTCTGAGGGGAGAAGCAAAACAAGCCGTTGCTGGTATGATGATCAGTCCTGAAAACATTGAACAAGTAATTAAGACTCTTGAAATGAGATTTGGTATACCGGACCAAATTATTGATACAATTCTGGATAAATTGAAAACCTTCTATCCAATTCGCGAAAATGATATGGAAAAAATCATACAATTCGCAAGTCATGTGAACTCATTAGTCAGCACGATAAAATCATTAAATTATGATGCCCATCTGCAGAATCCCAGTgttttgaaaatgatgttacGGAAATTACCTGATATGTTGAAACTTCGTTGGGGCGaggaaattttgaagaaaaatggtGACGTTAATCTTGAAGATTTTGCCTTATGGTTAATGCAAATAGCCAATGCCGCATGTTTTGTTACAACGCCCAGAACGTCATATGACACAAAAAATACATCGAGAACacaaaatttttataataagaAGATCGAGAAGATTTTGATGATATCTACATCACGAAACTCAATGAATTGTGGGTACTGCAGCAGTAACGGACACACAACAAATAAATGTGAAAACATTGTAGCTGACGATATTGAAACCAGGTGGAAAACTGTAACGAAGAATAAATTATGCTTTTCCTGTCTCAGAAACAATCATCAGGCAGTAAAATGTCGGCTGAAGAAAATTTGTGGCGTCAATGGTTGTAAACGTTTCCATCATCGATACTTACATAAAGATGAAACCACTAAGATTCCAAACGAAGAAACTCAAGAAAATGCAAGTCCTGTGAACTCTTATGAACCACTCTTTACTACCAGAGATGGTGGGAGTGTTCTGCTTAGAATgataaatgtcaaaatttttggTAATGGCAGAATAATACATACAGTCGCCTTGTGTGATGAAGCATCTTCTGTTAGCCTAATAGACCATTCACTTCTTGAAGATCTCAATATTCACGGGGAAGTCCAACCGTTATGTGTTCAATGGACCAACCAGATGACAGCACGACACGAAGATTCGATATgtgttaatttgaaaatttcaggaaaCTATGAAGAAGCCAAAACATTCACAATGAAAAACGTCCGCTCAGTAAAAAATTTGTCGCTACCAAAACAACATGTCTCAGCTTCAGAATGGCAAAAAttgtcattcttgaatggaataCCGCTAGAGGACATATGTGAACAGCCAATGATTCTTATAGGGCAGGATAACATAAGACTTACTCTTCCTAGACGGATCATCCAAGGTCCTGAACATCTACCAATAGCAACCAAGACTCACCTCGGCTGGATCCTTCATGGGAATACTTCCGGCAGgacagaagaaaaatatatttttcatatatgCGACAATAATCTTTCCGATGAAAAATTTCATGTATGCGACAATCCGTATTCAGACGAAATGCTTCATAAGTTAGTGAAAGAATCATTCACGTTGGATGCCTTCGGTGTTTCGGCTTCAGCACAAACAAAAAGAGATAAAGAAAATGATAGAGCTGTTGATGTAATGAAACGCACCATAAATCGAATCGGGCAAAGATTCGAAATAGGACTACTTTGGAAAGAAGATGATATGAAATTACCAGGAAGTAAATCAGTCGCCTATCGAAGACTATTATGCGTCGAAAAACAGATGCTGAAAGATGATATCTTCAAAAAGAAATATTGCGATAACATCCAGAAATACATAGATAAAGGATATGCACGCAAACTGACCGGAGAAGAAGCGAAGAAAGAAGGAGCAAGAACTTGGTACCTTCCTCATTTTGGTGTAATCAACCCACATAAACCCCAGAAACTCCGACTTGTATTTGACGCTGCAGCTAAATCtcatggaatatctttgaacaGTAATCTTCTTGCTGGTCCCGATTACCTTCAATCTCTAGTGGCAGTTTTGATAAGATTCAGGGAAAGAAAAGTTGCATTTTCCAGTGACATTCGAGAAATGTTTCATCAAGTCAGAATAACAGAAATAGACCAAGATTCTCAACGGTTTTTGTGGAGAAACGGTGAAACAAATCGACATTGTGATGTATATCAGATGCAGGTCATGACATTTGGTGCTACGTGCTCCCCCACTTGTGCCCAATATGTAAAAAATTGCAATGCTCGTCAAGTTGGAACATCGGAGAGAGTAATAGAAGCAATAACCAGACGTCATTATGTTGATGATTATTTGGACTGTGTTGATTCTCCTCTAGAAGCATACAATCTTATAACAGAAGTAAGCAGAACACAATCTGAAGCGGGTTTCGAATTGGTGAATTGGACTACCAATTCAAAAGAACTGATGAAAATGATGTCcttcgatgaaaatctaaataaaGATCTGAACCTTGATATGGAGATGTCTCTGCAAAGAGTTCTAGGACTGTCATGGAGCTCAGCTGAAGATAAACTCGTTTTCAAGTTGAATTTCCATCCTGAACAGAATCGAGAGAGACCTACGAAACGACATGTGCTGAGAATAATAATGTCTGTTTTTGATCCactcggttttcttgtgaactTCATAATTCGAGGCAGGATTTTGGTCCAAGATATTTGGCGAAGTGGCATTGGATGGGATGACTTCATAGATGACGACATATATAAAACATGGTTATTATGGCTAGCAGATCTACAAAAAGTGATCAGTTTAAAAATTCCGCGGTGTTATTCCCTTAAAATTCCTGTAGCTGAAAGTATCGAATTGCATGTCTTTTGTGATAGCAGCAAAAAAGCGTTTGCAGCTGTTGCATATTTGCGAATAATACATGCTTGCGGCATAGacatttcatttgtatttgcCAAAGCCAGGGTTTCTCCAACCAAACCCATATCTATTCCTAGGCTAGAATTACAAGCAGCAGTAATGGGAACCAGAATAGCGAAGACACTCAAGAACGAACTTGATATTAAAATTAATCAAACATATTTTTGGACAGACTCGTCTACAGTGCTCTATTGGATTTGTAGCGATGGAAGACAGTTGGGACAATTTGAATCGCATAGAGTTGGAGAAATTCAGGAATCGTCCGAGACAAAAGAATGGAATTGGATACCAACGAAACTCAACATTGCCGATCTAGCTACAAGGACATACAATGAAGATGGTAGTAACTctataaatttcgaaaattggTTCCTAGGGCCGACGTTCTTACTCCAAAAAGACAAGACAAAATGgccaacaaaaaatttttctcgGAATCCTTCCAGTGGAAACAaggaagaatttgaaaattgcgTTTTGACCATCTTTCAAGATCAATCTGCACTACCAGATATAAAAAGATTCTCTAAATGGATCAAATTAATAAGAGCCACTGCTAGAGTTTTAAAGTTCATTAAAATACTAAGGAACTCAATATCTTTGGATAGCAGAATCGAAAAAGCGCTGAAACTTGATGACATTCAAGAAGCTGAGGTTTTCTGGATTAGACAGTGCCAAAAAGAAAGTTTCTCCGGTGAAATCATGGAAATACAACGAagacaaaaaattaaaagacaAAGTAGACTTCGCAATCTTATGCCCATGATCGATAGTAGAGGTATTCTAGAGATTCAGGGAAGAACTAATTTGGCACCTTTCATGAGAGAATCTGCAAAGCATCCAATAATATTACCAAATAAGCACCCCTTCACACGTCTCCTGATACAGCATTATCATGAAAAGTACGGACACCAAGGAATTGAATTAGTTCTCAATGAATTAAGGCAAAATTATTGGATCATAGACGGTCGCTCAGCTGTTAAATCAGTCTTTGCCAGCTGTCAATTTTGTAGAATAAGGAGAGCTAAACCGCAAGTACCGTTGATGGGACAGCTGCCAGTAGAAAGATTAACACCCAGAGTGAAACCCTTTACATTTACTGGAATTGACTACTTCGGACCTCTAACTGTAACAGTTGGTAGAAGACACGAAAAGAGATGGGGAGTTTTATTCACTTGTTTGACGATCCGAGCAGTCCATCTCGAAGTAGCCCATTCCCTTTCTACAGACTCAACAATAATGGCGTTGAGAAGGTTCATAGCACGACGAGGACgaccaaaaacaattttttcggaCAATGGCACAAATCTACGTGGAGCTATGgatgaattaaaaagagctaTTAGAAACATTGACCAGAATAAAGTTGAAAACGATATGCAGCtaaaagaaatcgaatggaagaACATTCCACCTGCAGCTCCTCACATGGGGGGAGTATGGGAACGACTTATTCGTTCCGTTAAAAAAACCTTTCATGTCATTTTAGCGACACAAAGGTTAAAAGACGAACTATTGTTGACACTCTTTGCTGAAATTGAGAACATGATCAACACTAGACCAATTACAAAAGTCTCTACAGATCCAGATGACTGGGAAGCTTTGACGCCAAATCATTTCCTCCTTGGAACCTCCAATGGTGATTGTTTTGGAGAAATGGGAAATATAGAATTGAAACGAGAATGGAGGAAAGTACAAAGAATTACAAATGAGTACTGGAAAAGATGGATGAAGGAGTACTTACCAAGACTGACCAAGAGAAATGTATGGTGTAATGATAGTAAACCAATCACGAAGGGAGATATTGTTATAATAATTGAAGATAATGTCTTGAGAAGCTCTTGGAAATTAGGCAGAGTTGAAGAAGTTTTTCCTGGTCCAGACGGTCGAATAAGAGTAGCCAACGTCAAAACCAAAAATGGAATTTTAAAACGACCCGTAACAAAATTAGCGAGAGTGATAGAACAGACCTAA